GCACCGGCGACTCCGGCGACACCTTCAGGATCCTCCACGTCAGCACCGGCAACGTCTGCCGCTCGCCGATCACCGAGCGGCTGACGCGGCATGCCCTGGCGGGGCGCCTCGGGGCGCCCCCGGCCGGCTACGCGGCGGACGTGCCGATCGGCGGGCTGCTCGTGGAGAGCGCCGGCACGTGGGGCCACGAGGGGGCGCCCATGGAGGCGCACGCCGAGACGGTGCTCGCCGACTTCGGAGCGGATCCCGGCGGCTTCGTCGGGCGTGAACTGCTGGACGACCACGTCATCCGGGCGGACCTGGTGCTCACCGCGACCCGGGACCACCGGGCGCAGGTCATCTCGATGGGGCACTCGGCGGGGCTGCGGACCTTCACGCTGAAGGAGTTCACCCGGCTGGTGCGGGCGATAGACCCGGCGACGCTGCCCGATCCCGTGGACGAGGGCGTGGTGGAGCGAGCGCGGGCCCTCGTGCGGGCGGCGGCGGCGCTACGCGGGTGGCTGCTCGCGCCCAGTCCCGAGGCGGACGAGGTGTACGACCCGTATGGCGCGCCGTTGCCCTTCTTCCGCTCCGTGGGGGAGGAGATCCAGGAGGCGCTGGGTCCCGTGATGGTCGCCCTGACGGGCAAGTAGAGCCGCTGAGTGGCGCGCCCCACGAAGCGGGGCTTCGGGCTGCCCCGGTTGGCAGCGCTGGCGCGCGCCGAGGGTGCCCCACCAAGGGCGCCGGGAGCTGCGCGAGCGACCGCCCGCGGGCCGGTGGTCCGGATGTGGCAGAACCAGCCCCTTTCGGCCGGCGGCGATCCGCGGGTCCGCTCTGGCTTGTCGCGCAGTTCCCCGCGCCCCTTGAAGCGGGGCTGCGCCCCGGCCCACTCCAGGGGCGCGGGGCTGGGTCGCTATGCGGCTCCGCCGCGTGGGCGCGAGCGACCCCCACCGGCCTGGCGGTCCGGATGCGGCAGAGACCACCCCTCCCGGTCGGCCGGACGAGTGGACGGACGGGAAAGAGCGCATACAGGGCATTACGGTACGTACATGGCCGGCCCTGCCCGGCGACGCCCGTGACCTGCGGCTCGGCACCGCCGCCGTCACCACCCAGCATGCGGGAGCCGGAGACGGCGCGATCGCGGAGCTGGTCGGCGCCGTGCTGCGCGGCACGCTCGACGCCCCCGCGGCCCGCCGCGACGTGCGCGATCTCACCCTCGCCTTCCCGCCGTACCCCGCCCCGGACAGCTAGCGGCGGCAGCCGGCGACCACAGCCGGCACGTGGCCAGGCAGGAGGGCGCCCGCGCCCGCGAGAGAGCGCTCGCAGCGGGCCCCGCCAGTGGCCGGGGAGCGCGCTTACGGTGGGTTCGGTGACGCGGCTCTCAGCAACACGTGCAACCATCGTCGCCTACCCGTAAGTCCTCACACATGACGTCGCGAAGCTAGGGTGTGGGGCTGATGGCCAGCGATACCTGTGGGGAAGCCCGTGCGTGAATACCTGCTGACGCTCTGCATCACGGCAGCGGTGACGTACCTGCTGACCGGCCCGGTGCGGAAGTTCGCGATCGTGGCCGGCGCGATGCCCGAGATCAGGGCCCGCGACGTCCACCGCGAGCCCACTCCGCGCCTCGGCGGGATCGCGATGTTCTTCGGGCTCTGCGCGGGGCTGCTGGTCGCCGACCATCTGCCGAGCCTCGACGAGGTGTTCGCCAACTCCAGCGAGCCCCGGGCGCTGCTCTCGGGCGCCGGGCTGATCTGGATCATCGGCGTCCTGGACGACAAGTTCGAGATCGACGCCCTGATCAAGCTGGGCGGCCAGATGATCGCCGCGGGCGTCATGGTGGTCCAGGGCCTGACGATCCTCTGGCTGCCGGTGCCGGGCGTCGGCCTGGTCGCGCTCACCCAGTGGCAGGGCACGCTGCTCACGGTCGCCCTCGTCGTGATCACCATCAACGCCGTGAACTTCGTCGACGGCCTGGACGGCCTCGCGGCCGGCATGGTGTGCATCGCGGCCACGGCGTTCTTCATGTACGGCTACCGCATCTGGTACGGCTACGGCCTGGAGGACGCCGCCCCCGCCACCCTCTTCGCGGCCATCCTGATCGGCATCTGCCTCGGCTTCCTGCCGCACAACATGCACCCGGCGCGGATCTTCATGGGCGACTCGGGCTCGATGCTGATCGGCCTGGTGCTGGCCGCGGGCGCCATCTCCATGACCGGCCAGGTGGACCCGGACGCGATGAAGCTCTTCTCCGGCTCCGAGCGGGCCACCGTGCACCAGATGGTGCCCGCCTACATCCCGCTGCTGCTGCCGCTGACGATCATCGCGGTGCCGGCGGCGGACCTGGTGCTGGCCGTGGTGCGCAGGACGTGGCGCGGCCAGTCGCCCTTCACGGCGGACCGCGGCCACCTCCACCACCGGCTGCTGGAGATCGGGCACTCGCAGAGCCGGGCGGTGCTGATCATGTACTTCTGGTCGGCGCTGATCGCCTTCGGCGCGCTGGCCTACTCGGTGAACTCCGCCTCGATGTGGATCGTGCTGGCGATCGTGGCGCTGAGCGGGGTGGGCCTGGGGCTGCTCCTGCTGCCGCGGTTCACGCCGCGGGTGCCCACCTGGGCCCAGCACATGGTTCCGCCGCGGTACCGCAGGAGCCCGGCGACGGCCGGGACCCCGCTGCCGGAGGCGCCCGCGGACGGGGTGCGGGGTGCGGACGGCCGGACGGACGGCGGCCCGGCCACGGGCGGCGCGGACGGTGCGGGGGGCTCCGGCGGCGAGAGGCCGGGGGAGCCCGGCACGGGCCAAGCCGCCGATATTCGGGGCGAAACGGTCAGTGAAGATAATTCGGCCGACCACCTTGAA
The nucleotide sequence above comes from Streptomyces sp. TS71-3. Encoded proteins:
- a CDS encoding protein-tyrosine-phosphatase; the protein is MTTPRPDDVRGIGTGDSGDTFRILHVSTGNVCRSPITERLTRHALAGRLGAPPAGYAADVPIGGLLVESAGTWGHEGAPMEAHAETVLADFGADPGGFVGRELLDDHVIRADLVLTATRDHRAQVISMGHSAGLRTFTLKEFTRLVRAIDPATLPDPVDEGVVERARALVRAAAALRGWLLAPSPEADEVYDPYGAPLPFFRSVGEEIQEALGPVMVALTGK